The sequence GCACGCTCCTCCAGCGGTTGCAGCAGCAGCAGCCGGCGCCCCCGGCCCCGGCCCCGGCCCCGGTTCCCACGCCGCCGGCGCCGACGACCGTCACGCCGCCCGCTCCCCAGCCGACTCCCGGCGGAATAGACTACGCCGCCATCGCGTCGCGCTATGGCCTCCAGAACACGCCGGAAAACGTCCAGACCTTCCTGGCCGAAGTGAAGCGCTACGAGTCCGAAGGCGCCCTCGGCCCCGGCTACCCGCAGACCAGCGCGATCCGCGACCTGCAGACCGCCCTCGGCCGCCTCGGCTACCAGGTTCCCGTGACGGGCAGCTTCGACGCGGCCACCTCGCAGGCGGTCATCGCGTTAAAGCGGGCCAACGGCATCCGCCAGACCTACCGCGCCGCCGACGGCAACTTCGCGGTCAACGAGTACGCCGATCGCACCACGATGGAGCTGATCATGCGCATGCTCCAGCAGCAGGCCGTCGCGCAGCCGCCGGCGCCGCCCGCTCCGGCTCCGGTCGCCCCGCCGCCCCCGCCGGCTCCCGCGCCGCAGACCAACTCCAGCTTCGGCAACTCCGACGGCGGCTGGCGCAGCCCGGTCTCCGACGGCGGCAACGCCGCGCAGCCCGCACCGGCGTCGCCCAGCTACCAGGCTCCCGCGGCTCCCAGCTACGCCCAGCCGGCCCTGGATCCCCAGTCGGCGGCGATCGCCCAGCAGTACAACCTCCTGCCCACGGCCGAGAACATCGCGGCGTTCCGGCAGGAAGTCGGCAGCTACGCCAGCGACGGGTCGCTCGGCCCCGGCTCGAACCAGGCCAACGCCATCCGCGACCTGCAGACGGTGCTCGGCCGCTTCGGCTACAGCGTGCAGGTGAACGGCCAGTTCGACCAGGCAACCGCGCAGGCGGTCATCGCATTCAAGCGGGCCAACGGCATCCGCCAGGGCTACCGCGCCGCCGACGGCAACTGGGCCGTCAACGAGTACGCCGATCGCCGCACCCTCGAGGTGGTGATGGCGCAACTCCAGCGGATGATGGGCCGGGCGGGCTAACCGCGAATTCTGGCAGGAGCGCCGGTCACTACCGGCGCTCTTTCACTTTGCCCGTGCTAGTGTCGGAGGCGTGACCTCGCACGGGGGCCCGTCCTTCGGCCAGCAGCGGCAGGCCATGGTCCGGCGCCAGTTGCTCGCTCGCGGCATCGACGATCCGCGGGTCCTCCAGGCGATGGGCGAATTGCCGCGCGAACTGTTCGTCGAGCCGCACATGAGGACCGAAGCCTACAAGGATCAGGCGCTGCCGATCGCCGAGGGCCAGGCGATCTCGCAGCCCTACATGGTCGCGGCGATGACCCAGGCGCTGCGGCTCGGCCCCTCGGACCGGGTCCTGGAAATAGGCACGGGCAGCGGCTACCAGGCGGCGGTGCTGGCGTGCCTGGCCGCCTGGGTCGTGACGGTCGAGCGCAAGGCCTTCCTGGCGGCCCGCGCCCGCGATCGCCTCGCCGCCCTCGGCCTGCGCAACGTCCAGGTGGAGCTCTCGGACGGCACCCTGGGATTTCCCGCTGCGGCGCCCTTCGACGCCATCGTGGTCACCGCGGAGGCGCCGAAGCTGCCGGTCGCCCTGCTGGCTCAGCTGGCGATCGGCGGTCGCCTGGTGATCCCGCTGGCCGGGCAGGAGGGAGCGACGCTGGTGCGATTTTGCAAGACCGGCGACCGGGACTGGCGGCAGGAAGCGCTGATGCGCTGCTTCTTCGTGCCCCTGGTCGGCCAGGAGGGCTACCTCACCGACGAGGGCCGCGGCTAGCTGTCCGCCGCCCGCGTGGAGCCGCCATCCGCCGCCCGCGTGGGGCCGCCATCCGCCGCCCGCGTGGGGCCGCCGCCATCCGCCGCCCCGGTGGGGCCGGCCTCCGTGCCGGCCTCGACGATGCGCCGCGCGTACGCCAGTGCCTCTTCGGCCGTGCCGACCTGGCCGTCCGCCCGCGCCTCGGCGATCGCCTCCAGCAGGGCGGCCACCTGCGGCCCGGCCGGTATGCGCAGCGCGGCGATCAGCGCGTCGCCCCGCACCAGCGGCTCGCGTGGCTCGGTCACCGAGGGTTGGCGGGCCTCGGCCAGGATCGCGACCGCGGTGGCCAGCGGCCAGGCATCGTCCACGACCGCCAGGTCACGTGCCGCGAGGTGATCGGCCAGCGCGAGCAGGACGGCCGCCTCGGCCGCGTCGCCGGCGGCGCGGAAGAACCGGTACAGCGCGGCACCGCCCGGCGCGGCCGGCAGGTCGGCGAACTCGCTCATCCCCCGTACGGCGGCCCGCACATAGCGCACTTCCGCCGTGGCCAGGCGCAGATCGCGCGCCAGATCGTCCGCCGGGCGCGGAAGCCCCTGCAGCATCATGGCGGCGCGCACGAGCGCTCCGCGCGACCTGCCGCCCGACAGCGGCGCGGCCAGGTGTTCGGCCAGGAAGTCCCGGAGGTCGGCCGGCAGCGGGGACTCCCGCGACAGCAGCCAATCCAGGACCCGCACGGCCTCCAGCCGATGCCGGAACCCGTCGAAATGGCCCGTGGACGCGGTCCCGCGGGCCCAGGCAAGCTCGGGTATCGCGACTTCCAGCAAGCCCGCGTCCGCGACTCCCGCGAGATGCGGGGCGCACCGGGGCGCCGCCAGGAGCTTGAAGAGCTCGTCCCGCACGCGTTCCATGGCCACCTGGCGCAGTGCTGGCGCCAGTTCGGCAACCCAGCCCCGCGTCTGGGGATCGATGGCGAAATCCAGGACCGCCCCGAAGCGGAAGACACGCAGGGTCCGCACGGGATCGGCCTCGAGGGCCGCCCGGCTGGTCGCCCTCACCAGGCGCGCCTCCAGGTCGCCCAGGCCCCCGGTCGGATCCCGCAGCAACGGCGGCTCCACGGGTACGCCACCTTCGACCATCACCAGGCCAAGCGCGTTGATCGTGAGATCCCGGCGGCGCAGGTCGGCGTCCCACGACTCGCCCTGCCGGAGGGCGAGGTCCACTTCCTGGCCGCCCGCGTGGAAGCGCACGACCCCGAAGACGGGATCCAGCACGAACCACGAGCCCCCGAGGGCCCCGCGCAAGGCACTCGCCACCTCCTCCGGATCGGCCGTGACGCAAAGGTCGAGATCCGGGTGCTTCCGGCCGAGGAGCGTATCGCGCACCGTCCCCCCGACGATGGCGACGTCCGGCGGCGAGGGCCGCGCCTTGAGCGCGACGCACGCCGGATGCCCGGCGAGCGCGGAGAGCGTCGAGAGATCGA is a genomic window of Candidatus Tanganyikabacteria bacterium containing:
- a CDS encoding protein-L-isoaspartate(D-aspartate) O-methyltransferase translates to MVRRQLLARGIDDPRVLQAMGELPRELFVEPHMRTEAYKDQALPIAEGQAISQPYMVAAMTQALRLGPSDRVLEIGTGSGYQAAVLACLAAWVVTVERKAFLAARARDRLAALGLRNVQVELSDGTLGFPAAAPFDAIVVTAEAPKLPVALLAQLAIGGRLVIPLAGQEGATLVRFCKTGDRDWRQEALMRCFFVPLVGQEGYLTDEGRG
- a CDS encoding CCA tRNA nucleotidyltransferase, with translation MARSLDLSTLSALAGHPACVALKARPSPPDVAIVGGTVRDTLLGRKHPDLDLCVTADPEEVASALRGALGGSWFVLDPVFGVVRFHAGGQEVDLALRQGESWDADLRRRDLTINALGLVMVEGGVPVEPPLLRDPTGGLGDLEARLVRATSRAALEADPVRTLRVFRFGAVLDFAIDPQTRGWVAELAPALRQVAMERVRDELFKLLAAPRCAPHLAGVADAGLLEVAIPELAWARGTASTGHFDGFRHRLEAVRVLDWLLSRESPLPADLRDFLAEHLAAPLSGGRSRGALVRAAMMLQGLPRPADDLARDLRLATAEVRYVRAAVRGMSEFADLPAAPGGAALYRFFRAAGDAAEAAVLLALADHLAARDLAVVDDAWPLATAVAILAEARQPSVTEPREPLVRGDALIAALRIPAGPQVAALLEAIAEARADGQVGTAEEALAYARRIVEAGTEAGPTGAADGGGPTRAADGGPTRAADGGSTRAADS